Within the Oncorhynchus tshawytscha isolate Ot180627B unplaced genomic scaffold, Otsh_v2.0 Un_scaffold_1528_pilon_pilon, whole genome shotgun sequence genome, the region gtgatgtggacaccaaggaacttgaagctctcaacctgctccactgcagccccgtcgatgataaTGGGTgtgtgctctgtcctctttttcctgtagtccacaatcacctcctttgtcttgatcacattgagggagaggttgttgtcctggcaccacacggccaggtctgacctcatccctataggctgtttcgtcGTTGCCggagatcaggcctaccactcttGTCtcatcagcaaatttaatgatggtgttggagtcgtgcctgtccatgcagtcatgagtgaacagggagtacaggagggcactgagcacacacccctgagcacccgtgttgaggatcagtgtggcagatgtgttgttacctacccttaccacctggcaGCAGcccagggaggtgtttagtcccagggtccttagcttatggATGAGCTTTgggggcactatgatgttgagcactgagctgtagtaaatgaataacattctcacataggtgttccttttgtccaggtgggaaagggcagtgtggagtgcaacatctgtggatctgttagggtggtatgcaaattggagtgggtctagggtttctgggataatggtgttgatgtgagccatgaccagcctttcaaagcactttatggctacagatgtgagtgctacggggcggtactcatttaggcaggttacctttgtgttcttgggcacagggactatggtggtctacttaaaacatgttggtattacagactcggacaggttGTACACACAGGCTTTGTAGACCTGTCCAACTGACATTCAATGCCCAAAATACAATTCCTGGAAACAGGCAACAGTCGCCAGAGAATACTGACAGGGAGACTCAACCGCCTCTGTGGAGCTCAATGTTTCTGATAAGAACTACAGAAAGTGTGTGCTGGTATGAGAGGATGACAGTGAAACGGGACTACAGTATAAACAGACTGGTCTCATAGATTAGACATGACATAGTAAacatatgttacatttggtatggttaaataagacagatggttaaaaCAAAAGTAGAGTGGTTGGTCAGGCTGGATGGCTAGGTGTATAacgcgaacgtctagcaacccaaaggttgtgagttTGAATATCATCAGGGACAACCTTAGcatttttcaactacttactacatttgagctacttagcatgttagctaaccctaatcttaaccctttaacctaactcctaaacttaaccctaacatgAACCCAAAccactaacccctagcctagctaacgttaaccaccAAGTTAGAGTTCATATCATATTGTACGTTTTGTAAATttgtgtaacgaccctgggtttattatAAGTGCGGAAATCGACTTTGCCGTTTGAGCGTGCTTTTACTGCACAGttgatagcgcgccggacctcgggctcaaaggtcgagggttcgagacctggtCCCTGCTGTTTGATTACACTGATGTCAGAAGTGGGAtaaaacccagggtcgttacaatatcatacgaaatggggtGTCTcggatttatgtacagaataatacgaaatgctctgagattAGGTTGGTATAAAATAATGCACCTCAATAAATGAGTGCCCTATCATATTGTAGGTTGGCATTTTGTCATGTTTGTTCTGGAGGTACTAGCTAGACTCCGTAACAATAACcacataaaatctgattttaatccTAGCCTGAACCTTAACCTCAccgctaaccctaaccataaaatAAGACCAAAAACCTTATTTTTGTTTCATGAAATTTTACAATAGACActattttgactttgcagctaaGGGGAAATAGCTCAGTTCTTCCTCAAGGACAAGCCTCATGATTCAGACTTGATTTTTCCTTACGGTTAAATAGAGTGTCAAAACCGtaaatgaattataatccacataataattcaaatttcctgttgctgctgtagcaaactgtctaCTATAGCCATTTAGCCGCAGCGGTTACCTCGATCGTTATTATTGGATCACTGATAATCTGTACACGTGACAGATTattttattaggcaagtcagttaaaaacaaattattatttacaataacggccaaACCCTAAACCGGAAGATGCTGGGCTAAAGTGTGCGTCTCCTTGTGGgagtcccaatcacggccagatgtgataaagcctggaatcgaaccagggtctctagtgacgcctctagctctgagatgcagtgccttagacagctgtgccATTCGGGAGCCCCGAGGCTATCCAATTCCAAATATACCCGAATACCAGTCTCGTTCTCCAATATGCTATTAGATCTTTGGAGGACGTTGGCACTATGGAGGACGTGGGCACTATCATGTCACAAATAATGTTTATAAAGCTTCTTTAAAATGATACATAATAGGTAGTAGCTACATCGTACAGTAGCCCATGCCCGTAGTCATTTCCAAAACCGCCCAACCCCTGTGCGCACCTGTAGCGCACCTCATGGTCGGCAGAACAAGCTTGATATTTGTCGAATAAAACAACTTCTGTAAAGAAGTACTTACGACGAACAACAAACAGTTTAGGAGAGTGTAAGGCATGATTTCAATTCCGTTACATGACTAAACTTGTCACAAAATCTCGCCATACTAATCAAGTTTAACAGTTAAACCTGAAATAGTATTACATTTCACGATGTGAAATACTTGAGGGACTTACCCTGCAGTGGTTGACTCTACAACAAGATGAGATGACAGAAGAGAAGAAAGAATAGTTACTTATCGCAGCGTCGGACTGACCACTTGAAATACAGTCGGGATAAACCAAAGACGTCAGCATAGTGGAATCCAGGCAAAATTAAATATACCAAACGATTACATTAACATACGGCGATCTTTGTACTTCAAATAGATTTATTACAAACAATTTTATaataaagaataataataatatatgttcGATATACATGCATGACATTAACGTTATGGACATTCTGTCACCGCTTTCTTCACATTGTGGTGTAGTCCAAGTATGGTTTATTCCTTCTAGAAATTTGGTGAAGTAAATCATCTTTTACTGTCGTCGTGTCAAATGGAGTGACGAGTTTGGGATAAATACATATCCACAGCAATATATTGTTTGTCAACACTTGTGAACTCAGAGAATATTAATTACATGTTAACAACAAAGAGAATGGCTGCTCCCATAAAGGTGATCTTTCAGCACACGAGCAGGAAATATTTAAGGTTATTGCTGCAGGTAAATTGCTTGTAGATTTTTTTTTGCCTGACTTTGTAAACACGCTTTTctgttattttcatttttttagtGCATTTTGTCACAATATTGTCTTGCGTTGTGACACCAATATGATTAAAACAATTATCCACAGGCATTTTTGCTTCTTGCATTTTCAGTAGGCTACATTTTTGCTGTTGTCATGTTTACTCCCTcatccggcctctaggtcatcaggctgctgattatcccgcacacctgtcaccatcgtcaagcgcaccagcacctcatgacactcacctggactccatcacctccttgattatcttccctacatctgtcactccccttggttctttcctcaggtgttatggactctgttttcatgtcggtgAGATGTTTGTGGGTCGTGTTGATAATTAAaacactccctgtacctgcttcccGACTCTCGGCACACTTGTTACAGCTGTAATAATTTCATTAGCCTAGGTTACTTCCCATAGTAGTCACAATAACATTAtgacaaattaaatatatttttataccaAACTGCTGGAGTGCAGCTGTTTTCACTATTGCAGTTTCTTGCCAAATTGTATACCTATGGGGTGAGAATGAGAGATTGCACAGATCATTTATAAGAGAATGTATGAGATCGAGGTATTGCATGTTTCAATCTACATCTAAAATCTCTCTCAGGTGATGTGCAAGATGTTGTAGAGCTGCTGGGCTCCAATGACGTCAGTGTCAACTGTCTGAGGTATGGACGGGGCTAGGGAGTCTTGTGGAAAACTGACAAGGTTACCTGTGGCATTTGTGTCATTTGTCAATGTTAAAATTAGATTTGTCATTCATTTCCACAAGATATCCTTGTCCCAGATCCATATACTAGCCATAAATACCCCTGAGATGTTTAGAATATTATAAACCATAACTGTCATTTAAAAGTGAATTTCACTAAAATCCTCTACACATACATGCTAATGGTTAGTGCCACAAACAGAGTGATGTAATTGGGATGATGTAGCCATAGAGGCATGTATAACGTGGGTGTAGGCCTGCAGCGTGTGTTTTCCATTGTTATGTAGACCTATGGCGAAGACTCTTGAGGGCAGGATGCAGTACTCCAGGATGTTCCACAATAGCATCACGCTGCCACTAGATGTAACCCACAGACTACTTCAGACCACGtctttgtgtgttgtgttgtgttgtgtccagtCTGTCAGAATCAGATGGGGCAGCAGAGATGACAGTATATACTTTGGTGCCACTGCCCACTTTAGATCTGTCTGAAGAGATCTATCTGTCTGGACGTGAAcgcaggacacagagagaggtacCACTCTCAGACATCTGCTATATAAGCCTGCTGGCTACAGTCATGTTTgaagttttattagttgtatgtacagggtacagggtacacATGGTATACATCGTCCAATGAAATGTTTACTTAAAGTCATGTTACGCTCAGGGCAGTGCACCAATGTACAAGAATAGTCTGATCTGTTTTGACTGTCTAACCAACTGCATACACCTGGTGGCTGTCATTCGTCAGTTAGATGAGAGAACCTAGTTATTTACAAGTGTTTTTCTGAGTCAGTTATGAAGTCATAGGAGAGTGTTTATTCAGTAGCATACCAAGTGACCAGTCAGTACTCAGCTTGAGGTTTCTGCCACAGTGTTTCTGTGAAGGTTAGTGCTTCTTTACGTAATAGGATTTCAGTTTGTTGAAACATTGGAAAGTGTTAATTTGTTTCTCTTGAACAGCTTTGTTTGACATCTTCTCTAGAACATGAGCTGTGACGGCTTCGCTCTCacacactcttaggaaaaaaaggtGCTCTCTAGAACCTGAAcgtgttcttcggctgtccccatatgagagccctttggagaaccctttttggttacaggtaaaacccttttattccagatagaaccctttccactgggggttctacatggaacccaaaagggttcttcaaagggctctcctatggggacagctgaataagcCCTTTGGAATCCTCTTTCTAAGAGTGCAGAGTAGCTTCCACTATTGGAGCTCAGCAGGATATACAGCAGGTTACAGAATACTACGAATACCATGGATTGTTACGCGCTAAATGGAATGGTGCGTGTGGTAAGGAGCAACCAGGCCTTattctcgctgtctctgtctatgttttTCTCCCTCCTTTTCAGATTGTGGGATAATTAGGTATTCGTTTTgtactcttcttcctctctttctccctcgctctttataactctttctctccctcgttcgctctctccctcgttcgctcgctctctctaattctcttctctcttgctctctctttataattctctctcgctctctctctctttataattctctctcgctctctctctctctttataattctctctcgctctctctctctttataattctctctcgctctctctctctttataattctctctctctctctctctttataattctctctctctctctctctttataattctctctcgcgctctctctctttataattctctctcgcgctctctctctttatagttctctctctcccactcgctctttatagttctctctctcccactcgctctttatagttctctctctccccctcgctctttatagttctccccctccctctcgctctttatagttctccctctctccctcgctctttatagttctccctctctccctcgctctttatagttctccctctctccctcgctctttatagttctccctctctccctcgctctttatagttctccctctctccctcgctctttatagttctctctctctccctcgctctttatagttctctcgttctctctcgctccgtcCATTTTTCTAACATTCTCTAACACTTTCTACCCTCCTCCCCCAGCTGGTGCTTTTGATCAGGGAATGCCCTTTGCTGGTGGACGTGGGAGCATTAGAGAAGTGTTACCATGTCATGGACTGGCGATGTGAGCAGTGTGTGAAGTAGCAGGATATGAACGAGGTGCTGGCCATGAAGATGCACTACATTAGCTATGTGCTgcactacattttttaaattgaaccgttatttaaccaggtaggctagttgagaacaagttctcatttgcaactgcgacctggccaagataaagcgtagcaattcgacacatacatcaacacagatttacacatggaataaacaaaacatagtcaataatacagtagaacaaaagaaaacaaagtctatatacagtgagtgcaaatgaggtaagttaaggaaataaataggcagtggtggcgaagtaattacaatatagcaattaaacactggaacggTAGATCGgcgaagatgaatgtgcaggtagagatggggtgcaaaggagcaaaataaataccagtatggggatgaggtaggtagatagatgggctgtttacagatgggctatgtacaggtgcagtgatctataagctgctctgacagctggtgcttaaagctagtgagggagatgtgagtctccagcttcagagatttttgcatttcgttccagtcattggcagcagagaactggaaggaatgatgaccaaaggaggaattggctttgggggtgaccagtgagatatacctgctggagcttgtgctgctatggtgaccagtgagctgagataaggcagggctttacctagcagagacttgtagataacctgtagccagtgggtttggtgacgagtatgaagcgagggccaaccaacgagagcgtacaggttgcaatggtgggtagtatatggggctttggtgacaaaacggatggcactgtgatagactgcatccagtttgttgagtggagtgttggaggctattttatagatgacatcaccgaagtcgaggatcggtaggatggtcagttttacgagggtatgtttggcaacatgagtgaaggatgctttgtggcgatataggaagccgattctagatttaattttggattggagatgcttaatgtgagtctggaaggagagtttacaatctaaccagacacccaggtatttgtagttgtccacctaTTCTAAGTCAGCGCCGTCCaatgtagtgatgctggacgggcgagcaggtgcgggcagtgatcggttgaatagcatgcatttagttttacttgcgtttaagagcagttggaggccacggaagtagagttgtatggtattgaagctcgtctggatgttagttaacacagtgtccaaggatggtccagaagtatatagaatggtgtcatctgcgtagaggtggatcagagaatcaccagcagcaagagcaacatcattgatgtatacagaaaagagagtcggcccgagaatttaaccctgtggcacacccatagagactgtcagaggtccggacaacaggccctccgatttgacacactgaactgtatCAGAGAGGTAGTGATGACAAGCTAGATGTGCTTATCAAGAGGTGTGTTGCACTCCATGCATCATCTTGTTTCTCTTGATAGTAGGTGATGTGATTGATTGCATTGCTAGCATTCTAACCTGTACCCATCCAATTTAATTATTTCTTTTAACATTTCCAGACTAACCATTGGGTACTAATTGTTGTGTTTTCTAGTGCTTTATATTGCATGCATACTTTATGTAAACTGTAGCGACAGTTCCCGAGACAATTTCCAGGTTTCATTGTCtttaaaatacattattttgtaAATCTCTTCTCTCAGCCTGTtgaaggggagggatggagatggttTTCCTCAGTACcaggagaagttcattagagaCTGCATCAGGAAGTTTCCCTACTGTGAAGCCGCACTGCTACAGCAGCAGGTCATGAGCATCGCACCAGTGGAGATTGTGAGTGAACTTCCACTCATTCATCCATTCAAACCTTCCTTTGATTTAGGTCTCATCCCCCAAAAttgttttaaactgcattgttggttaagggcttgtaagtaagcatttcactaagttctgcacctgttgtattcggtgcatgtgacaaacaacACTTGATTTGGTGTAAGGCTCCTCCTATGGACTCATGTAATTTGTCCCTGCGGAAATTAATCAATTGAAGATTGATTGGattatataaaacattttaaatgtgtaATTTGCATATTAAGGAGTCCATGTTCATTCTCAATTAATTTAGATTATATTGACAATTGATGTTATTACAAATGCCTTTCCGTATGGCAATGTTCACTGTTTAACATTCCACGTTCCACTGCTTCTCGTCTCCAGGGTAATGACCGGACAGCGTTCTCAGTGTTAACCCAGGCTCTCACGGGTAAGATGACCTTCATAGATGCTGATTTCTGCACTacgtgtggagagagaggggcagagaagaGATCTTCCCTCTGCAACATGGTAGGAAAACCACCTCCGACCTCTGATACAGAAGCACGTGGTTTCTCTCATTTGTTTCCCTCTCTATTACTTTGGTTACACTTAATGATTTCATCCATGAATACGCCATGCTTACATgctaataaatgttttattttactaCTACAGGTGACTTACTGTGGCCTGATTTGTCAGCGACTCCACTGGCCCACCCATAAGATCTGTAGAGGACTGCAGGAGAAGGATACCCTGAGACTGAGGGAGCACTGTGGTAAACTATGCACTCCTATCTGTTGAAAACACATACAATAGGTTTGCTATAGTTATACTACACTGTGCTATGTTGCTCCATACTGGACATGCTTTTTAGCCCAGGAATAGGCTTATTCTGATTGTGGGATACTGGCCTCAATAGCCTACTTTACCACTGTAGCTTGTTACATACTTGTAGCTTTCTGATGCCTTCTAAGTTCAACTTTAGACTGTTTCCccattctcctctctatcctGGGTCCAGACGAGGAGAGTGACATGGTAAAGGAGACAGCCAGCTTCCTGGCAGAGCTGTGTTTTTAAGGCAGAGGAGCATGGCGTCGTTAGGGTGTCCCAGTCCCTCAGCGCCAGACCAGCTAAACTGCCCCTCCACATCCTCAGAGGGACCACCATCCTGCCACCAGGAATGAGAAGGACTGCTGGTGTTCTTTTCTACTGGGTAGTTAATTTATTAATGTTACTGATTGGCCAGAGTTCAGTGATATTAATAATGAAGTTATATTGAACTGAATTGATTCCATTCACTTGGTGTATGAGGTCTGAATCAATCCctgatttaaatcaaatcaaattttatttgtcacatacacatggttagcagatgttaatgcgagtgtagcgaaatgcttgtgcttctagttccgacaatgcagtaataaccaacaagtaatctaactaacaatttcaaaactactgtcttatacacagtgtaaggggataaagaatatgtacataaggatatatgaatgagtgatggtacagagcagcataggcaagatacagtagatggtatcgagtacagaatatacatatgagatgagtatgtaaacaaagtggcatagttaaagtggctagtgatacatgtattacataaggatgcagtagatgatatagagtacagtatatacgtatgcatatgagatgaataatgtagggtatgtaacattatattaggtagcattgtttaaagtggctagtgatatattttacatcatttcccatcaattcccattattaaagtggctggagttgagtcagtgtgttggcagcagccactcaatgttagtggtggctgtttaacagtctgatggccttgtgatagaagctctttttcagtctctcggtccctgctttgatgcacctgtactgacctcgccttctggatgatagcggggtgaacaggcagtggctcgggtggttgttgtccttgatggtctttatggccttcctgtaacatcgggtggtgtaggtgtcctggagggcaggtagtttgcccccggtgatgcgttgtgcagacctcactaccctctggagagccttacggttgtgggcggagcagttgccgtaccaggcggtgatgcagcccgccaggatgctctcgattgtgcatctgtagaagtttgtgtgcttttggtgacaagccgaatttcttcagcctcctgaggttgaagaggcgctgctgcgccttcttcacaatgctgtctgtgtgagtggaccaattcagtttgtctgtgatgtgtatgccgaggaacttaaaacttgctaccctctccactactgttccatcgatgtggatagggtggtgttacctctgctgtttcctgaagtccacaatcatctccttagttttgttgacgttgagtgtgaggttattttcctgacaccacactccgagggccctcacctcctccttgtaggccgtctcgtcgttgttggtaatcaagcctaccactgttgtgtcgtccgcaaacttgatgattgagttggaggcgtgcgtggccacgcagtcgtgggtgaacagggagtacaggagagggctcagaacgcacccttgtggggccccagtgttgaggatcaacggggtggagatgttgttgcctaccccctAAAGGGGAATGATGAAAATCAGCATTATTAGTGATTGGCCAGGATGTCCAGattgagaggggagagtgaggatGAATGCTTTATTCACCAAGCAGCTGTACTCAGGGTGTATTCAGGGTGTGTATATGATGTACAATAGCATATTGTGTcttaaaataacaaaaacaatttCCTCCCTTCCCTTACAT harbors:
- the LOC112229307 gene encoding ankyrin repeat and MYND domain-containing protein 2; the protein is MSIAPVEIGNDRTAFSVLTQALTGKMTFIDADFCTTCGERGAEKRSSLCNMVTYCGLICQRLHWPTHKICRGLQEKDTLRLREHCDEESDMVKETASFLAELCF